A window of the Syntrophus gentianae genome harbors these coding sequences:
- a CDS encoding universal stress protein gives MSSAAVQSILVPLSGLTLSSRAAAYGIYVAKRLNVPLIGLYAGKPLEGSPTEEILIRNFHEDCRRAGISPDLRKIPDLSPESISAAVNDPESSLLLVPRTNQEDSQNPLSCIPDIAIGSIKSSLMILPPQFLEIESMGLIYDGRPESDLALALAATLSRSAVWPLTILLISEDQRQIADLSEQLEDYFEQNDNEGPIDWIVVALSGPEDETALQFIRDGSIELLVMAVTDMDSPCRSHILQESRIPLIVTR, from the coding sequence ATGAGTAGTGCCGCCGTCCAGTCCATTCTGGTCCCTCTTAGCGGGTTGACCCTCAGTTCAAGGGCCGCCGCCTATGGGATCTATGTTGCCAAAAGGCTGAATGTCCCTCTGATTGGGTTGTATGCCGGGAAACCCTTGGAAGGTTCTCCAACGGAGGAGATTCTCATACGAAACTTTCACGAAGACTGCCGCCGTGCCGGTATTTCACCGGATCTCCGGAAAATCCCGGATCTTTCTCCTGAATCCATCTCCGCGGCGGTAAACGACCCGGAAAGCAGCCTCCTTCTTGTTCCCCGGACAAACCAGGAGGATTCTCAAAACCCTCTGAGCTGTATACCGGACATCGCCATAGGCTCCATCAAGTCTTCCCTGATGATCCTGCCGCCCCAGTTTCTGGAGATTGAAAGCATGGGGCTGATCTATGACGGCCGTCCTGAATCAGACCTCGCCCTGGCTCTGGCCGCCACCCTCTCCCGCAGCGCCGTATGGCCGCTGACGATTCTTCTTATTTCGGAAGATCAGCGGCAAATTGCCGACCTGAGCGAGCAGTTGGAGGATTATTTCGAACAAAACGACAATGAGGGTCCCATCGACTGGATTGTCGTCGCCCTGAGCGGGCCGGAGGACGAAACGGCGTTGCAGTTTATACGGGACGGGTCCATTGAACTGCTTGTTATGGCCGTAACGGATATGGATTCGCCCTGCCGAAGCCACATTCTTCAGGAAAGCAGGATTCCTCTGATCGTGACCCGCTGA
- the surE gene encoding 5'/3'-nucleotidase SurE, protein MRFLLTNDDGIYARGLSALYKELSKEADCLIVAPEVEQSAVGHAITLNRPLMVRRTNKDGNFLGYAVSGTPADCVKIGIKELSEKPVDLVVSGINIGANVGINVIYSGTVSAATEGAILGVPSLAVSLGTLRNADYTVAADFARTMTRFMMKYFAGKSVALNINVPPLPRSEIKGVAVTRQGKARLIECFDKRVDPRERLYYWLAGETQLSEQEEPDSDGSALSRGMISITPIYNDMTRYDAIDGLKTLLSQEDRIFPATKCECFE, encoded by the coding sequence ATGAGGTTTTTGCTGACCAATGACGACGGGATCTATGCCAGGGGACTGAGTGCCCTTTATAAGGAACTGTCCAAGGAGGCCGACTGTCTCATCGTTGCGCCGGAAGTGGAGCAAAGCGCCGTCGGTCATGCCATCACGCTCAACCGGCCCCTCATGGTCCGGCGTACGAACAAGGACGGTAATTTTCTAGGCTACGCCGTTTCCGGCACACCGGCGGACTGTGTCAAGATCGGGATCAAGGAGCTTTCGGAAAAGCCGGTGGATCTCGTTGTTTCGGGGATCAACATCGGGGCCAATGTCGGCATCAATGTCATCTATTCGGGGACGGTTTCCGCAGCAACGGAAGGGGCCATTCTGGGGGTTCCTTCCCTGGCCGTCTCTCTGGGTACGCTGCGCAATGCCGATTACACCGTTGCCGCCGATTTCGCCCGGACAATGACCCGCTTCATGATGAAATATTTTGCCGGGAAAAGCGTGGCCCTGAATATCAATGTGCCGCCCCTGCCCAGAAGCGAGATCAAGGGGGTTGCCGTAACGCGGCAGGGAAAGGCTCGGCTGATCGAATGTTTTGACAAGCGGGTTGATCCCCGTGAACGGCTTTATTACTGGCTGGCGGGGGAAACCCAGTTATCGGAGCAGGAAGAGCCCGATTCCGACGGAAGCGCCCTGAGCCGGGGGATGATTTCCATCACGCCCATTTATAACGACATGACCCGTTATGATGCGATTGACGGTTTGAAGACGCTTTTATCCCAGGAAGATCGGATCTTTCCGGCAACGAAGTGCGAGTGCTTCGAGTGA
- a CDS encoding DUF3788 domain-containing protein: protein MSEPTNRMTDPGNPPTDSAVADWVGEDAYKYWKLIKHLIEQNYPNVFTPEWLYGGKKHGWSLRYKKSKSFCTLIPGKNRFALLIVFGAEEREKVEAIRDGLSKQTQQEYDQATTYHDGKWLLLEICSDRVVKDAMLLLAVKRSPRNTHKS from the coding sequence ATGAGCGAACCAACGAATCGCATGACAGATCCCGGAAACCCGCCAACTGATTCCGCGGTTGCCGACTGGGTTGGCGAGGATGCTTACAAATACTGGAAGTTGATCAAGCATTTGATAGAGCAGAACTACCCGAACGTTTTTACCCCTGAGTGGCTATATGGTGGGAAGAAACACGGCTGGTCCCTCAGGTACAAGAAGAGCAAATCTTTCTGTACGTTGATCCCCGGGAAGAATCGATTTGCTCTACTGATTGTTTTTGGAGCAGAAGAACGAGAAAAAGTCGAAGCCATCAGGGATGGTTTATCGAAGCAAACCCAACAGGAATACGACCAGGCCACGACCTATCACGACGGGAAATGGCTGCTTCTCGAAATTTGTTCCGACAGAGTCGTAAAGGATGCCATGCTGCTTCTAGCCGTGAAACGGAGTCCAAGGAATACCCATAAATCATAA